The Culex quinquefasciatus strain JHB chromosome 2, VPISU_Cqui_1.0_pri_paternal, whole genome shotgun sequence genome contains the following window.
CGTCCACTTCTACCACCTCAACATCCGCCGCAACCACCACTATTCAAAAAGTGCTTCTCGAAGCATAAACATCATAAAGAATCACGATGGAACTGACAGAAAGCATACAAGCAGAAAAAGAGGCAGATCAGTTTTTACAACTGTACAAATCTTAACTGTAAGAATGGTACACTATACTAGAACGGtaatattttatattaaaaaaaaacaacaacaaaagaaaACTAATCACAAAATGTAGTGGATCAGTACGAAAAACTACTAAAATTCCTATTGATTGGACGGAGGAGGATCAGAAAGAACACAAACAAACCAGAGATGAACAAAGCAAATGCAAACAATGTtgatattttattaaatgagGATCTCTTTTTCCCCTCCACGTGAGCTATTGGAAATGCTGGCTGGCCAGAAGTGATTGGTAGCAGAATCAGATTCCCTCCCTTTTTGaggcaaaactaaaaaaaacggggaaaacacacacacacattagaAATGAACCAAGCCAAACAGAAGACAGAGTACGCTGAGCAGTTTTTAGCGGATAGGACAACACCTTGACACATTAACAAAATGTTCCAAACGATACTAAGTCCATTCAGATGAGAATTTTTACTGGAAACTGGAATCATCTAACACACTACATACCAGAACTAGGTGAAATGAACGCAATATGTACCAAAATGGTACTGATAATGGAATTTGAGGGTGTGTAGAGAAACAAGAATGGGAACATTGccggcacatttttttttttcactaatttCTAAGTGAGTACGCATGAGACAAGAATACAGCGAGACAGTTCAATACTAGGTACATGGTGAACAAACGTGCAAACATATTTTAGGACAGAGGATATTACAGTTAAAGTGACAGTACGAAGCTGTAACTCCATGGGCAGGAAAAAACTACACGGAAgttattgatttgttttaaataatttcacactgtatcagattttttaatcctACTTTTCAAAAGAAGCACAGAAAAATAACACTCGAGTGACTACCTCTGCATTCTTTTGCGATTGGAAAGCTTTCGCTTGTGGAGAATTATCATGTTGAACATTGTACATAGTGTAATTAAActattataattattatatttaatataactatttttattttaacaaactgtgcagatttttatttattgaaacaattgcttattataatttttattattattgattttttctttatgtttttttcaatttaaatgcaCTGTAAATAAATGCAAAGTTATTGTAAAACAACCAAGAAACCACGTTTTAATTTAAAGCAAGACCATTTTTAATGAGATAATTTGttcttttctaaatattttttatgaaagcaGAAAACTTTATCAAAACTAAGACATAAGaatcaatgtttttaaagtaacaaaaaaaaaattaagtttaaaaaacttgAACGAAAAGAGGAGTGATTCTATCAATTTATACTACTACTAAGCAGTGTGTGAAGAAGCAGAAAGTGAGATATGGATTTAATATGGAGCAAAACGTACATACACGGAAACAAATCCTTTAAAATGTGCAACAGAAAAACAACCCTACAAgagtaagcaaaaaaaaaggtttagaaATAGAAGTATAGCTGTgtatctttaaaaaaagaataaaaatccattgaaattgagacacaaaaaaatcataagcaATTAAgctaatgagaaaaaaaaaaaaacaaaaaaatataaaaaagctaAATTCATATTACTGTATTGAAAACAACCCTATAATTAAAAACCACAAAATAGAATACACAAGGATAATAAGAGTAAGAACAGGCAGAATAACTGAGTAAAATACAAGTACAGATGAGAAAATCAAGGAACAAACATTTTCGAGAACAGGAAACACAAGAGACATTAAAATCAGTTGAATTGAGGTATGATTGAATGAAATAAAGTATTAAATATTGCTTCATTGTTGCAATTAATATGAATACTGCGATTGTTTGTATTTATTTGTTCTGAAAGAAATGCCCTTATATTAAACGAACGACGGCTCTATTGAAGGATTTTCCAGACAAGACTGGCAAATATAGTTCTGCTCGTACCATTTCCGTTCCAgatgtaaaatttgatttgagacGAAATCCGTATTGAGCCGTATCAATCGCAATTTAAAAGGAACATATCAAATTTCAGCCTAAAGAAGtatgtttttacaaaaacaattaGCACTATTTTCGAGAAATTCGGACCGCAGCTAAAGTAGATCGAAATTGTACAGTGTTAATCTAACGAACGCGCAAGATCGATGATTTTCGATGAGTTGCACTGAAATGACGCATAACTGTTGAACTGTGGACCGTCCAAAACTTCCTTATGTTCCCAGAATAAACCATGCTACCTAGTTTATAAggttttaggaaaatttcaTTCTATTGGTTGAACAAccatttttttcacttaaatttatATAGTAAAGTTTCACTGATTTTTCTTCaactgaaatttcaataaacgGTTCAGCAGTTAAGGTTTTACTGAAATCTTAGTTTGTTGATATTtgttattttactaaaatttcagtaaaacaattgtcaaaacaactgaaatttcaccaaaagaaaTGTCAGTTTgagttgctgaaaattcagtaatattcttgtgtcagtttgacagatcatttgATGAAGATTTAGCAATTGTTGCTGGTTTTTCAGTTATCATGATTTGATTGTAATGCCATAAATTAACAACTGGTTAGCATCGAGGCATTTGTTTTTCACGCaactttatgccatttactggccaaaaatatcaacttaaatgcacttttgatcataattttaattttgcgagacttttctcatcattttggtggcacacacatccacacgcaagatgagaggctgactgcttaacgaaagtcgccatcaatatcttttcagtTGCgttaacgttttcaaagcgcttaagatataaaattgcttccaactaccggcaacatgttcttttgaacattatttagtcactcaattgaaaaataatcccgaaacatgtaaataattaacaagcgccatcaaaaaaacaaacgcgccaagtcttttgacgtttgaattttgacaacCCATTCCAATCAAAGGCTGAAAAAcacgagcgagaagcgaaggcaaataaagaacaatgggtggccaccaacaccacggcagcgcctgttggagtgagccagtgatgccaggaaattttcgtgattgttcgcttaaaatttcatcaatttgggCAACACTAAGCAGAgcactggaagaaaaaagaactaagctgaaaataggaaaatgggcgtggacaaatgcactcgactgattagaatgcatttgggattttttttaatgcttgtaaaatgaatagcataacttttaatacaagtgaaaataaacagaaatgttcacaaaaaagttgctctactcgttggtgtacttggttttagtaaatttcaaggaacactccagattatccagcatcttgaacgaccgcttattaggcttaaaatgggtatatttcccctaattatTGCTGAATCGAATTCAGTTATTTGTTTGGCAGAAAGGGCAATCCAAAATATGGTGTggtgtcaaaatttaaataatatgaaATGGATTTATTCGAACGGCATGGAAATTGTACGGACAAAAAATCAGTTCAAGTCAATTTATTCAATCGTGCATTacacttacaaaaaaaatattgtttacacATACAATGTCAACATGAACACCTAATTCCGAGTTATTTTTATTAACTCGTAATATCATCTCGTTTTACAGCGAAAAGGTGCTTTGGGACGTTTCCCTCATGAGTCCCTTCGAGTCTTGGTAGAATTACCTTGTTAGAAAGTCTTCGTCTTTCTTCTGCCGAAGCTGACGATGCCCCCACGATGAAAGGGTTAAACGGTTTTGGTTCAAGTCTCGGACTATTGATACCCAAAACCAGCTCTTCCGCCATTGGTGGCGCAGATGGTGCTGCAGTTTCCGGTTGTAATTCTGCTCCATCGTGCTTTGGTGGACTGGTGGAAACTGAAACATCCAGCGAAGGGTGCCCGGAGTCTACCAATATGTCGTTACCATAGTTGTTGTTATTATGGTTGCTAATAGCCAAACTGTGTGGAGCACTCGCCAGAGGACTTTGGTGCGTGTCCTCGGTTATCGGATCGCCGGGGCCTAGCGGAGCCCGTATCCTTTCATGTGTGTGATTTAGGCCGTTGTGATTACTGTTGTGATACACCTTTGCATTCGCAGGGAAAGATGCGTAGCTAATCGGGGTCGATGAACTATGGTACACATCTCTTTCGCGTAGATATTGATCGTAGATTCCATTTAGTGTAGTCGCGTTGCTGAAATAACACACTCATGGAGCACTTTTCCACTTAACAAATATGTTACGTACCTAGATAGTGGGATGATTATGCCAGTCTCGGGAGGAGCCGGCTCATACGTATGCCTTGGATAGTTTACTTCATCGTCAACAGTCGAAACACCGACGTGATTTGTTCGCACATGGTACGGGAAACTTTTATTTGCTCTAGATGGCCAGGTAATCCATAGAAACGCCACATGACCGCAGAATGCAACCGCTCCAAGCGCTGCATGCATCACACTTTCTCTGACCCAAGGATCAAGAACGTTCACACCAACGACTGTCAGAATTGGTCCACTCATTATCCAAACCGAACCTATTATTACAATAAATCATTCAGAAGAGAAGGGTtccgaagttttttttaagattaatttataaatttaccTAGCAGTGTAAAAGGATAGTAGAACGGGCCCTTCTCGGTAAACTTGCGTATCGTCGCGGCACAAgaatatatgaaaaatcccCATCCAATACAACGGAGTCCGGCTAATCCAAATCCAGCTGGAGATTCGTACAAATTCAGTACTTCTCCTGGATCAAATGCCTACAagttcaaacaaatttaaaaataataattcatttttgcatCTGGGAAACACTCTACCTCTGACTGATAAATGTACAGCGAAATGTACACAATCAcatacaaatttgtaaaaacagtaatttTAACCGTTGCACATGTCTTTAGGCGCGCTCGAGTAATTGTATAGCCCTTCGCCATGAGTAGTAACAGTAGCAGGAACGTAATTTCACTTGCACTGGTGAAAAATCCTCCGAAAACTGGGAACGGACCGAATCCCGAAACGGCATACTTAGCCCAGGTCACACTCAGTAGCAAAATGCCAAACCATTGCAGTAAAACACTTAACGCAAAAAGTCGATACGTACAATGGTACAGATGGCGAGATTTCAACTCGACCGCACACAGAAAAACTGCCAGTAAAAGTAATGTGTAGGCAATAGCTTCAATCAGAAGGATTGGAGGGATATCTGGAATGGAATGTTGATCAATATTACCATGAaacaaacaatacatttcaagCGTTGTAACAACTCGACACTTACACATCTCATCAGCAGAAAAGTGTTcatgccaaaaatcaccagtttcaCCATTCGTCATTTTGAATCTATAAACAATGTCAAGACCTTTGTTACTGCCACAGTTCGAAACAGCTATGTACCACCACCTggaataaacaattttcaaattttaactagTTCATACTGTCTATTGTGCCCCAACCTTTGTCTCGAGCTAGTAAATGTTCCATGATTAGAGCAGCTAACAACCAGTTTGGTGTCGAATTTCGATGCTCGTCTGACCCTTGTAACGTTGCTACTTTCTTGGTTTCCGTGAAACAATTCCTCCACAAATATTTTATAATCGGTAGTATTCTCCAAACTGTTGAATTCCACGTTGGAGTACAAAACGCGCTCATCGCTAAACTCGCTAGTGTTGGtttcgattgttgaaaaatcaCTTTCCGTCATGTTGAAATCAAACGGCTCAGTCGGTACGGTGGACTCTGTGGTGgttgttttcaaaaactgatCGAACGTAAAAGGGTCATCCTTGGGTGAAGTTCTTCCACCACCACTTGGTACCGGGGGTCGTCGCTCACTTCCAGAATCCTTGCCATTTTGAGTCAACAGCTGACAACCCGAATATGGGTGATTTTTCAAAGTAAGAGGCACAATTTGGTTGTCGAGAACGctcaaaactgaaattttttcaGAGCAGGTCTATAACGAAGAGTGTGGAAGAGGACATTTTTACAACTGCACCCATCAATTTCATGAGAATGCTTACCAGTTCCTTATCTGTTTTGTAAACGGCTGGCCATTGTTTTTTGTCGTCGTAGTAAAGTAACAACTTGACCTCACCGTAACGCTTTTCGTACTCAATCTCATACTGGTATCTTCCATGATAGGACAGGAAACAGAACCTGGCCAAAAAAGCCCAATCCTGCAAAATAATGTCAATAACCATCCAACGCATTTCGATTTCAATTGTACTTACTGCGCTCGTTTTCAAGTGCCcttcaacatatttcgcagcaCTTTGGTCGCAGAACCAAAATAATCCAATGAGAATTAAAACTTTCATGATTTTACGGGGTCTAAATCAAGATTTAGAAACAATTTTCCTGCATATTTACTGAATGTTGGATATTGGCTATCGTTCTGGTCGAGAAGGTGTGATTTGTTTGCCTGTTTCGGCGAAACCGTTGTTAGGGGCGCAATGCATTATTTATCCTGGTACAATAAAGCATTCCACAATCTGCCAGGTGTT
Protein-coding sequences here:
- the LOC6040534 gene encoding transmembrane protein 145, producing MKVLILIGLFWFCDQSAAKYVEGHLKTSADWAFLARFCFLSYHGRYQYEIEYEKRYGEVKLLLYYDDKKQWPAVYKTDKELTCSEKISVLSVLDNQIVPLTLKNHPYSGCQLLTQNGKDSGSERRPPVPSGGGRTSPKDDPFTFDQFLKTTTTESTVPTEPFDFNMTESDFSTIETNTSEFSDERVLYSNVEFNSLENTTDYKIFVEELFHGNQESSNVTRVRRASKFDTKLVVSCSNHGTFTSSRQRWWYIAVSNCGSNKGLDIVYRFKMTNGETGDFWHEHFSADEMYIPPILLIEAIAYTLLLLAVFLCAVELKSRHLYHCTYRLFALSVLLQWFGILLLSVTWAKYAVSGFGPFPVFGGFFTSASEITFLLLLLLMAKGYTITRARLKTCATVKITVFTNLYVIVYISLYIYQSEAFDPGEVLNLYESPAGFGLAGLRCIGWGFFIYSCAATIRKFTEKGPFYYPFTLLGSVWIMSGPILTVVGVNVLDPWVRESVMHAALGAVAFCGHVAFLWITWPSRANKSFPYHVRTNHVGVSTVDDEVNYPRHTYEPAPPETGIIIPLSSNATTLNGIYDQYLRERDVYHSSSTPISYASFPANAKVYHNSNHNGLNHTHERIRAPLGPGDPITEDTHQSPLASAPHSLAISNHNNNNYGNDILVDSGHPSLDVSVSTSPPKHDGAELQPETAAPSAPPMAEELVLGINSPRLEPKPFNPFIVGASSASAEERRRLSNKVILPRLEGTHEGNVPKHLFAVKRDDITS